A part of Silvimonas soli genomic DNA contains:
- a CDS encoding SGNH/GDSL hydrolase family protein translates to MRTNGIGALSALVAALFLAGCGGGSDGGNDFNDNAGNTTQANIKEVVSFGDSLNDVGTYNPTTSPGLPASGYNYAGLPFTTKPGNTWASYVALQYNFLLLPYERVDFGIPKSVVPTGTGQVVLTGGTSYAQGGATVQTDAPNGGVVNVTSGGQTFQVQQATALSVKSQIDLYLGARSSFNTHQLILADGGANDLLNYFSAQNGTTVVGLLSSVATTGTLDAANAAVTAFAKTTADNMVAQLQRLPTAGATNVVYVNVPDIGTTPFAGATVAGFNQTLTAMGGQAAGLVAVTGYLPTLMSTMVAAYNAEVAAGIANTKIITFDTASMLKTVQAAPAQYGMVNVTSPACNANAETTPGNPATLTSLICSTATLVAPGADSNYLFADYVHPTNGAHKIWAGLVVQQILPSIPK, encoded by the coding sequence ATGCGCACAAACGGAATCGGAGCGCTATCGGCGCTGGTTGCAGCACTGTTTCTGGCCGGTTGTGGCGGCGGTAGTGATGGTGGTAATGACTTCAATGACAATGCTGGCAATACGACTCAAGCGAACATCAAAGAGGTGGTTTCGTTTGGCGACAGCTTGAATGATGTCGGTACGTACAATCCGACAACTTCTCCGGGCCTGCCAGCTTCAGGCTACAACTACGCCGGTCTGCCGTTCACAACCAAGCCGGGCAATACCTGGGCTTCGTACGTGGCGCTGCAATACAACTTCTTGCTGCTGCCGTATGAGCGTGTCGACTTTGGTATTCCCAAGTCGGTGGTCCCAACCGGTACGGGTCAGGTCGTACTGACGGGTGGTACCAGCTACGCCCAGGGCGGCGCAACGGTGCAAACCGACGCTCCAAATGGTGGCGTGGTTAACGTGACGTCGGGTGGTCAGACCTTCCAGGTACAACAAGCTACTGCGTTGTCGGTCAAGTCACAGATTGATTTGTACCTGGGTGCCCGCAGCAGCTTCAATACACATCAACTGATTCTGGCTGATGGCGGTGCTAACGATCTCCTGAATTACTTCTCGGCTCAGAACGGCACCACGGTTGTGGGTCTGCTCTCGTCGGTGGCGACTACAGGCACACTGGATGCAGCCAATGCTGCTGTCACCGCTTTTGCCAAGACGACCGCTGATAATATGGTTGCCCAGTTGCAACGCTTGCCAACCGCAGGTGCGACCAATGTCGTATATGTCAATGTGCCGGATATAGGCACAACGCCATTTGCTGGCGCGACTGTGGCGGGATTTAACCAGACACTTACCGCAATGGGTGGTCAAGCAGCAGGGTTGGTCGCTGTGACGGGTTATCTGCCCACGCTGATGAGCACGATGGTTGCCGCATACAATGCTGAGGTGGCGGCTGGTATTGCCAATACCAAGATCATCACCTTCGATACCGCATCGATGCTCAAGACTGTACAGGCAGCGCCAGCGCAATACGGCATGGTGAATGTGACTTCGCCAGCTTGTAATGCCAATGCTGAAACCACGCCGGGCAATCCAGCCACGCTGACCTCCCTGATCTGCTCGACCGCCACCCTGGTAGCACCGGGTGCAGACAGCAACTACCTGTTCGCGGACTACGTGCACCCAACCAATGGCGCGCACAAAATCTGGGCGGGTCTGGTTGTGCAACAGATTTTGCCAAGCATCCCGAAATAA
- a CDS encoding translocation/assembly module TamB domain-containing protein, which translates to MDDMLDQSPHPADQPKKPRRKWLRWVVLTPLCLVLFIALVVAGAAWWVDTASGHRWLQQKAAATGMVQIGAVEGSLYSNLTVSNLVVDTPEVHVAIDRAQLRWHPLELFSSRLGIDALDAGSVRITTKPQPPNKPASPPPTSLDLPIALRVDDFQVARLEIVNTPLVFTGLKASLKSDGEQHQLRLAQLLTPRGSVQADLQLNGQAPFKTVGQVQFHGHLDGKNIQAGLQLNNTLRDLEVQGRLQGEVAQASVSLRADVFAEYSYTMLHELKLTAERVNPQQLMPNLPQASLSAQMTLTPRAKDRADGTIIISNPAAATLDDDAIPVTEVASSFTVFMDRLDLENFQAKLLGGARITGQGEFRQDKLAASFKLDALDISQLLKRQPPTRLSGDIQLRGPYKAPDVLAKLNDARYKASADVDLGWINPEKERRLAIRKLNLARGLASVALSGEFALDGKQDFKASGKFAKVNPAEYVAAPVGSISGDFTAAGQLQPTWQGQLQYKLANSTFNGQALAGQGQAKVDATRMVTPGMWLQLGANRVDAKGALGAAKDQLSLHIAAPHIADFGQGFGGELNGDVTLLGGFKRPEIQGKLAAHALKTPFGVQVAEAKVDARLFPDLNSPIHANIELTDATGFDATVQSLKFNLEGTRGQHHAALDMQGKYQNQPISASFAAAGGLDAQWRWQGRIEKLLAQGPLKLDLLAPTTLTAGAGEVALADTRIQLGNGQIHIARFNLKDGRIATAGELQKVPLADYLTVAGVKNLASDMVLSGHWNFSGTDVLDGSLDVQRDSGDIRLIGDGPPQPFTLTDAHVKVQASQSRVALSGLVSSERFGTVNLDGGTLLDWHDKRIAPGAPLTLNVVGNIEKLDKIAPLISSNIALAGSIKFDIHRAGTLDEPKVSGNVDGQQLDIRDSATGIALKDGTVHLSMLDNRLTLKQFEFHGGQGVLRADGTMDIGKEGPHAQANITAERLTLINKPDMQLIVSGKGLVGYDKDGISVKGNMRADHGLVRYQASGEPHLSDDVVIAGAKRQQKANVPLAALQFEVDLGDDFTFKGYGLDARLAGALRLRASPNQSLSALGTVSVEDGKYAAYGQNLSIERGVLSFSGPLDNPALDILAMRRGLSVEAGVAVKGTANSPRVTLYSEPSVPDNEKLSWLLFGHGTDGMDKGDAAVMVQALNTLLSGDSSGQGLSQELLGTIGIDEVGMSSDKHADGTTTQVVSIGKRLTDKVSIAFEKSLDGLEDAIKLTLRLSRNWSIVTRFGAYESTLDATYNISFDKWPW; encoded by the coding sequence ATGGATGACATGCTCGATCAATCGCCTCATCCTGCCGATCAACCCAAAAAGCCGCGCCGTAAATGGCTGCGCTGGGTTGTGCTCACGCCGCTGTGCCTGGTGTTGTTTATTGCGCTGGTTGTGGCCGGTGCCGCCTGGTGGGTGGATACGGCCAGCGGGCATCGCTGGTTGCAACAAAAAGCAGCTGCCACCGGCATGGTGCAGATTGGTGCCGTTGAGGGTTCGCTGTATAGCAATCTCACCGTGTCGAACCTGGTTGTGGATACGCCGGAAGTACATGTGGCGATTGATCGCGCTCAGCTGCGCTGGCATCCGCTGGAGTTGTTTTCCTCACGCCTCGGGATTGATGCGCTGGATGCGGGATCGGTGCGCATCACAACCAAACCGCAACCGCCCAACAAACCAGCATCGCCGCCGCCGACCAGTCTGGATTTGCCGATTGCGCTGCGCGTGGACGACTTTCAGGTGGCGCGACTGGAAATCGTCAATACGCCGCTGGTGTTTACCGGACTGAAGGCCTCGCTTAAGAGTGATGGCGAGCAACATCAATTGCGATTGGCGCAACTGCTGACCCCGCGCGGTAGCGTGCAGGCCGATCTGCAGCTGAACGGGCAAGCACCGTTCAAAACGGTGGGGCAGGTGCAGTTTCACGGGCATCTGGATGGCAAGAACATCCAGGCTGGCCTGCAGCTGAACAACACGCTACGCGACCTGGAAGTGCAAGGGCGTTTGCAAGGTGAGGTTGCGCAAGCCAGCGTGTCGCTACGCGCCGACGTGTTTGCCGAATACAGCTATACCATGCTGCATGAACTAAAGCTGACCGCCGAACGGGTCAATCCGCAGCAACTGATGCCCAATCTGCCGCAGGCTTCGCTCTCGGCCCAGATGACGCTGACGCCACGCGCCAAAGACCGCGCCGATGGCACCATCATTATCAGCAATCCGGCTGCCGCCACGCTGGACGACGACGCGATACCGGTGACCGAGGTGGCCTCCAGCTTTACCGTGTTTATGGATCGGCTTGATCTGGAAAACTTCCAGGCCAAGCTGTTAGGCGGTGCCAGAATCACCGGTCAGGGCGAGTTCCGCCAGGACAAACTCGCCGCTTCGTTCAAGCTGGACGCGCTGGATATCTCGCAACTGCTCAAGCGCCAGCCGCCAACGCGTTTGTCGGGCGACATCCAGTTGCGTGGCCCGTATAAAGCGCCGGATGTATTGGCCAAGCTGAACGACGCGCGTTACAAAGCGTCAGCGGATGTTGATCTGGGCTGGATCAATCCGGAAAAAGAACGTCGACTGGCGATTCGTAAACTTAATCTGGCGCGCGGCCTGGCCAGTGTGGCGTTGTCCGGCGAGTTTGCGCTGGATGGCAAGCAGGATTTCAAAGCCAGCGGCAAGTTTGCCAAGGTGAATCCGGCCGAATACGTGGCGGCACCGGTTGGCAGCATTAGTGGCGATTTCACCGCTGCCGGGCAGCTGCAGCCAACGTGGCAGGGGCAATTGCAATACAAACTGGCCAACAGCACATTCAACGGCCAGGCGCTGGCGGGGCAAGGGCAGGCCAAAGTCGATGCCACGCGGATGGTAACGCCAGGTATGTGGTTGCAACTGGGTGCCAATCGGGTTGATGCCAAAGGCGCTTTGGGCGCGGCCAAGGATCAACTCAGTCTGCACATTGCCGCGCCGCATATTGCCGATTTTGGCCAGGGTTTTGGCGGTGAACTCAACGGCGATGTAACGCTACTCGGCGGTTTCAAGCGTCCGGAAATCCAGGGCAAGCTGGCCGCGCATGCACTGAAGACACCATTTGGCGTGCAGGTGGCCGAAGCCAAAGTCGATGCGCGCCTGTTCCCTGATTTGAATAGCCCGATTCACGCCAATATCGAATTGACCGATGCCACGGGTTTTGACGCCACGGTGCAGTCGCTCAAATTCAATCTGGAAGGCACGCGTGGGCAGCATCATGCGGCGCTGGACATGCAGGGCAAATATCAAAACCAGCCAATTTCCGCCAGTTTTGCTGCTGCCGGCGGGCTGGACGCGCAATGGCGCTGGCAAGGCCGTATCGAGAAACTGCTGGCTCAAGGCCCGCTCAAACTGGATTTGCTGGCCCCGACCACGCTAACCGCAGGTGCGGGTGAGGTGGCGCTGGCCGATACACGCATCCAGCTGGGCAATGGCCAGATACATATTGCCCGCTTTAATTTAAAAGACGGGCGCATTGCTACCGCTGGCGAATTGCAGAAAGTGCCGCTGGCGGATTACCTCACTGTGGCCGGGGTGAAAAACCTCGCGTCCGACATGGTGTTGTCGGGTCATTGGAACTTCAGCGGAACAGACGTGCTTGATGGCAGTCTGGACGTCCAGCGTGACTCGGGCGATATCCGTCTGATCGGTGATGGCCCGCCGCAACCATTTACGCTGACTGATGCTCACGTCAAAGTCCAGGCCAGCCAATCGCGAGTGGCGCTGAGCGGGCTGGTCTCGAGCGAGCGATTCGGGACTGTGAATCTGGACGGCGGCACGCTGCTGGATTGGCATGACAAACGTATCGCGCCGGGCGCACCGCTGACATTGAACGTGGTCGGTAATATCGAGAAGCTGGACAAGATCGCCCCGTTGATCAGTAGCAATATCGCGTTGGCTGGCAGCATCAAGTTTGATATCCACCGCGCCGGTACGCTGGATGAGCCCAAGGTATCCGGCAATGTGGATGGCCAGCAGCTGGATATCCGTGATTCCGCTACCGGTATCGCGCTCAAGGACGGTACGGTGCATTTGAGCATGCTGGATAACCGGCTTACGCTCAAGCAGTTCGAGTTCCATGGCGGGCAGGGCGTATTACGCGCCGATGGCACCATGGATATCGGCAAGGAAGGCCCGCACGCCCAGGCCAATATCACGGCCGAGCGGCTCACTTTGATCAACAAACCAGACATGCAATTGATCGTGTCGGGTAAAGGCCTGGTCGGGTACGACAAGGACGGTATCTCGGTGAAGGGCAATATGCGCGCTGACCATGGGTTGGTGCGGTATCAAGCCTCGGGTGAGCCACATTTGTCCGACGACGTGGTGATTGCCGGTGCCAAACGCCAGCAAAAAGCCAATGTGCCGCTGGCCGCATTGCAGTTTGAGGTGGATCTGGGCGATGACTTCACCTTCAAGGGTTACGGTCTGGATGCCCGCCTGGCTGGGGCGCTCCGCCTGCGCGCCAGCCCGAACCAGTCGCTCTCGGCACTGGGCACAGTGAGTGTGGAAGATGGCAAGTACGCCGCCTATGGACAGAACTTGAGCATTGAACGCGGGGTTTTGTCTTTCTCCGGTCCACTGGATAACCCGGCACTGGATATCCTGGCTATGCGGCGCGGGCTGTCGGTCGAAGCCGGGGTAGCGGTCAAGGGCACCGCCAATTCTCCGCGTGTCACGCTGTATTCCGAGCCTTCGGTGCCGGATAATGAAAAGTTGTCCTGGCTATTGTTTGGGCACGGCACCGATGGCATGGACAAGGGCGATGCAGCGGTTATGGTGCAGGCGCTCAATACCTTGTTGTCCGGTGACTCTTCCGGTCAGGGACTGTCGCAAGAACTCTTGGGCACCATCGGGATTGACGAGGTTGGCATGAGTTCCGACAAACACGCCGATGGCACGACCACCCAAGTGGTGTCGATCGGCAAGCGTCTGACCGACAAAGTGTCCATTGCCTTTGAGAAGAGTCTGGATGGGCTGGAGGACGCCATCAAGCTCACATTGCGGCTTTCACGCAACTGGTCGATCGTTACCCGTTTTGGTGCCTACGAAAGTACCCTGGACGCCACCTATAACATCAGCTTTGATAAATGGCCCTGGTAG
- a CDS encoding ComF family protein: MSIYKNNFLNKLHNQWLSLFRHGLLPPAQCVLCGGDGRQGICDACQLALPWLDIALCPRCAMPSNNAQICAECHHNPPAFTHTLAAFAYQTHVAQLVPAGKFGERWSLFALLAQISASHYRIGSRPDCLVPMPLHASRLRERGFNQSMEIAQVWQRELGVPVQPDLLQRIRDTSHQTQLDVAARARNMRRAFQASPNARGLHIVLVDDVMTSGATLHVAARTLLRAGARQVDAWVLARTL; the protein is encoded by the coding sequence TTGTCAATTTATAAGAATAATTTTCTGAACAAACTACACAACCAATGGTTAAGCCTTTTCAGGCACGGTTTATTGCCACCTGCCCAATGCGTTTTGTGCGGGGGCGATGGGAGGCAGGGTATTTGCGATGCGTGCCAACTGGCGCTGCCATGGCTGGATATCGCCTTGTGCCCGCGCTGCGCCATGCCTTCAAATAACGCGCAGATTTGCGCAGAATGTCATCATAACCCTCCCGCATTTACCCACACGCTGGCTGCATTCGCGTACCAAACACATGTGGCGCAACTGGTGCCTGCAGGCAAATTTGGTGAGCGCTGGTCGTTGTTCGCGCTACTTGCGCAGATCAGCGCATCGCACTACCGGATCGGCTCGCGACCCGATTGCCTGGTGCCGATGCCTTTACATGCCAGCCGCTTGCGTGAACGGGGCTTCAACCAAAGTATGGAGATAGCTCAAGTCTGGCAGCGCGAGCTGGGTGTCCCGGTGCAGCCCGATCTACTCCAGCGTATTCGCGACACCAGCCACCAGACGCAACTGGACGTTGCCGCTCGCGCCCGCAATATGCGCCGCGCGTTTCAGGCTTCACCCAATGCGCGTGGCTTGCATATCGTGCTGGTCGACGACGTAATGACCAGTGGCGCGACTTTGCATGTGGCCGCGCGTACCTTGCTGCGGGCGGGCGCTCGCCAGGTGGATGCCTGGGTACTGGCACGAACCCTCTGA